The Pieris brassicae chromosome 7, ilPieBrab1.1, whole genome shotgun sequence genome includes the window AGtcatagttaaaatatatagttatttttcaatattggTCTACAATGAATTGAGATTGCGGTTTCAacttaacattaaaacaaacattaataCCTTAGCGTAAAGAAGATAATTTTCtagttattttgatttatatctACTTATTGATTCGTTACCAAATCCTAATTAGTACTATCAAGATACGAATTTGATCTTTTTGTAACGAATATCTGAAACTTATAGCAACTATAAATTCTCTATTAGAAAGCAAACGTTTTGAaaacgaaattaaataaaataaaaaaaaaaaacgcaaaTGCAATAAACATTAAGTTTATTGCATTTGCGTTAAATGGTAATCTGTCTCGTGTCAGTTGTCAAATATGACGTCTTTGGACGTCTAGCTTCCAAAACGCAAGACGTCATCTAAAATCAAAACACTACAATCCAATTCGATTTTggtattacaataaaataaatacgtatataatattagttaattaggtatatattattaggaaGTTGGGACTCTAcggcaatttttaaaatgccaCAGAGTGATAGTGAAGATTTTGAGAGTGCAGACGAGGGACATTCAAATGCTActagaaaagaaagaaaaaaacgcAATTCTTCCTCCAACTACAGTGATAATTTGGATTCCGACTTTGAACAACGAAGGCCTCAACCTAAAGAGTCAAATTCTACGGAAAAAGTAAGTTTCGTTTGAACTGCCTTTCGTAATTAAACAGTATTGAAGGCATgattatagtattttaaatttatattattaatgttacatACCTTGCAAGGACAGGCACGAATAGCATagaattgaaattaaattttcttaaatgcAAAACCATTAAATGCAATATTTCATGAATACATTTCATTCCAGGTTGCAACAACAGATGGTTGGGATGATTTTGATGTAGACGAGTCTGAAACAGCCAAAGAAACACATTTAAAGTTTGGAGATGATAAACCTATAATGAGTTCATCTCAAGATACTGGTTGGAATGATTTTGGTGACTGGGGTGAAAGTGATACTGTTAAAAGTGAGGAGGTAAAGTTGACCACCATcatgattttatataattattacatgtcTTTTCTGCTTTCTTGTCATCACACATACTATCCTTCAGATCTTAGTAGTGATTccattttaaatgataatacttataataatttggttTGGTAGGTACTTAAGTCTATTCCTCTGTAAGACTAACAAATGTGTAtgttttcattgtttcataGCAGATTTACATGTATGACTTTATCTGCATAGATTgtggaattataaaaatttgatttcccttgataataaatcaaattatttaataacaatttatcttgtatacatttaaatgCTGTTAATGAAGTATACAAATGAATACATAGCCACCCAGTACCATCCGGCTGCTTTCTTATGCTGAATGCCCTCTGCCCCCCTTGGGAAGACATAGAAGTGTatcaacaaacaaacatataacaaaaatataagtcACTTCTGAGAGTGTAACATAGAATGTTTAGTGCCTAAGATCTGCATTGAGGtgcatatacataaatatttttcagattaaacaaaatacaacttTAGAGCTTAGTAATAATGCACAAATACAGAACCCGTCTGTAACAACTAAAGAAacagaaaaacaaattaaaagtgATGGATGGGGGTGGGGTTGGGGCGTTGATTCGCTTCTTAGCACAGCCACCGCAGGAATTAGCACAATAACAAGTCAAGTTTCACAGGTAATAGAcaagaaaaattatacatcTGCACTAAAAGTATTGAAACTGTTGGTGccaaaaatagtaaatatcaTGTATGTATCAACACATGTACTTTGTGATGCATGTCTAATTAACACTTAATCAATTTCCAATATTACTCTGATTTCAAAcatataagatataataattaatattatattattcatattctaGGTGTTAGTGAAATTAATggtctaatttaatttatcttgtCATAACAtgatttatcaatataaatctATTGCAGGGTATTACAACTGTCCTAGAAACAGGTATTGGTGCCCCAAATCCAGAAGAATTAGCTCGAATTACTAAAGAAAAGGCAAAGATTACAGAGAATGAGGTTTCAGAAGATAAGCAAGAAATGACTGATTCAACCTTTCAGTTTGGGAGTCTTTTATCTGGTGTTACTAAATTTGTTGAGAATACTGGTGAGTTACTTGAATACTTTGTTTCTGCCCTGGGGCATATCTgcttgattattatatttatttagttaaatatctGTTACCAGTATGTCTGTACCACGGAAGAGAATCTAGTCACCATTGACACAGGGATGTCCTTGGCATGGTGACTAgtatttgtatgaattttCAGAAAGTGttgaaaatttatgaaaaatccATTGGAATGACAGAGTTCACGCAACATCAACAATTGTATGAGAACTTAGTGCATGTTCTTAGTTCAGTTCTTGTCTGTATGGTTCAGAGAAATCTGAAATAGATATATGAACACAAAACAACCTCTTATTGTGTTTATGTCATAATTGGATGGGTTTTCATAAAGGATAACATTGTAATGAGACTgatcttaaataaaatcaaaaacatcTGCTAACATGCCATGTTGTGATAATAGTTTCTGTACTATCGgtgataaataatgttattgcTTAATtgacaaacaaatttaacaaaaaaaaacctccTTTCAGGTACAAAAGTTATCTCAGGTGGTCTTGATACCCTAGAGGTTATtggtaaaaaaacaatggagGTACTTCAAGATGGAGACCCCGGATTGGTCAAGAAACGGGCAATGCTTGGTCTTGAAACTGAGAAGCCAATACTCTCCCAAATTCTAAGAGAGGCGAAGGAAAGGGCAGACGAGGAAGACAAAGTGAAAGAAGCCAAGCGGGAAGCGAAGGAGGTCCATTATGAGTCGCTGTTTGATGATTTCgaaggtatttaaaattattcctctaggtcaacattttttttcatgtaCGAGAGCGATACTTATCGCTAAGT containing:
- the LOC123712283 gene encoding protein FAM114A2, which encodes MPQSDSEDFESADEGHSNATRKERKKRNSSSNYSDNLDSDFEQRRPQPKESNSTEKVATTDGWDDFDVDESETAKETHLKFGDDKPIMSSSQDTGWNDFGDWGESDTVKSEEIKQNTTLELSNNAQIQNPSVTTKETEKQIKSDGWGWGWGVDSLLSTATAGISTITSQVSQGITTVLETGIGAPNPEELARITKEKAKITENEVSEDKQEMTDSTFQFGSLLSGVTKFVENTGTKVISGGLDTLEVIGKKTMEVLQDGDPGLVKKRAMLGLETEKPILSQILREAKERADEEDKVKEAKREAKEVHYESLFDDFEGLVHLEALEMLSRQVSMRIEERLRSSDPEKRLDIKETLQQVAELCEMPEDDEDDDYEESGDLSKEDVFHEHLQRATRDIGLKLQFQPLIKQYTEILTWLESNDLNEKAIYKRAVSGLAHATALCVELYHKTGEMLLVKPRRSTADEADALTQLTLVLTKHVSELASIFTEELSKKQAEDKDLVNNYITNVFLEAGNSSKYIQNAFQLALPIIQIGAV